From a region of the Streptomyces venezuelae genome:
- a CDS encoding alpha/beta hydrolase, with translation MRRLGRTLVAAAVAVALVGGTAGWASGDSQAAVTGPPPGTAAWRADTVSGRSLPDPATAAPREVAAFFAGLDDQARRQLLRSHPLVVGNLDGAPLPLRYEANRLAAAATGEARYASLAAPDRQVLAFDPRGRGQVAEVFGDLESAEHVSVIVPGSDNDAAAYDAPHSPHTGPAGMARALREATGSGSVAVVAWIGYTTPVGVGLDAAGGRLARAGAVRLARFTEGLDAVGAPDPVLFCHSYGSVVCGLAARHTDATDIVAFGSPGMRADTAAALRTGARVWAARGPSDWIADVPNVEFAGIGHGTDPTSAAFGARRVPAADVEGHTGYFRPGTQSLAAFAALAKGEAR, from the coding sequence ATGCGCCGCTTGGGAAGGACGCTGGTCGCTGCCGCGGTGGCGGTGGCCCTCGTCGGGGGGACCGCCGGGTGGGCCTCGGGCGACAGCCAGGCGGCGGTCACCGGACCGCCGCCGGGAACCGCCGCCTGGCGGGCCGACACGGTGTCCGGCCGGTCGCTGCCCGATCCGGCGACCGCCGCACCGCGGGAGGTCGCCGCCTTCTTCGCCGGGCTGGACGACCAGGCGCGCCGGCAACTGCTGCGGTCCCACCCGCTGGTGGTGGGCAACCTGGACGGGGCGCCGCTCCCCCTGCGGTACGAGGCCAACCGGCTCGCCGCGGCCGCCACGGGTGAGGCGCGCTACGCCTCCCTCGCCGCGCCGGACCGGCAGGTCCTGGCCTTCGACCCGCGCGGCCGGGGCCAGGTGGCCGAGGTGTTCGGGGACCTGGAGAGCGCGGAGCACGTCTCGGTGATCGTGCCGGGTTCGGACAACGACGCCGCCGCGTACGACGCCCCGCACTCGCCCCATACCGGTCCGGCGGGAATGGCCCGGGCCCTGCGCGAGGCGACCGGGTCCGGGTCCGTCGCCGTCGTCGCGTGGATCGGTTACACGACTCCGGTCGGCGTCGGCCTCGATGCGGCCGGCGGCCGTCTCGCCCGGGCCGGGGCGGTACGGCTGGCCCGGTTCACGGAGGGACTCGACGCGGTCGGCGCACCCGACCCGGTGCTGTTCTGCCACAGCTACGGCTCGGTGGTGTGCGGGCTCGCGGCCCGGCACACCGACGCCACCGACATCGTGGCCTTCGGCTCCCCCGGCATGCGCGCCGACACCGCGGCCGCCCTGCGGACCGGGGCCCGGGTCTGGGCGGCCCGGGGCCCCTCCGACTGGATCGCCGACGTCCCGAACGTCGAGTTCGCCGGGATCGGGCACGGCACCGACCCCACCTCCGCGGCCTTCGGCGCCCGCCGGGTTCCGGCGGCCGACGTGGAGGGCCACACCGGCTACTTCAGGCCCGGCACCCAGTCCCTCGCGGCCTTCGCCGCCCTCGCGAAGGGAGAGGCCCGATGA
- a CDS encoding beta-propeller fold lactonase family protein, producing the protein MAASTLVALPAGRAEAVAPGTHAYVANYDSDSVSVIATASQAVAVTIPVGDGPQGVAVTPNGTRAYVTNSIGNDVSVIDTATDTVTATIPVGDSPAPVAVTPDGARAYVVNRSGNDVSVIDTASNAVTTTIPVGDQPLGVVVTPDGTRAYVTNRIDYSVSVIDVAASAVTGTIAVGDGPTGVAVTPDGTRAYVTNQDDDTVSVIDVATGTVTATVPVGSTPVSVAVAPDGARAYVTNANGNTVSVIDVATGTVTVTLPVGASPFGVAVTPDSTRAYVVNEQTYDVSVVDTAAATVIATVPVGVTPRAVTIADIGEVQPPGEEPVPTELKLTAAKKKESGGGKTLTLTARLTTVGRPLPGQNIGFTADGTTLCTATTNSRGQATCTVRAGEARNTCYTATFPGDDTYRAATATLCRDSRDGKGGHEQPLGPREAGDVSTPKPSPAGT; encoded by the coding sequence ATGGCGGCATCGACCCTCGTGGCGCTCCCGGCCGGCCGGGCCGAGGCGGTGGCACCCGGAACCCATGCCTACGTCGCCAACTACGACTCCGACAGCGTCTCCGTGATCGCCACCGCCTCCCAGGCGGTGGCCGTCACCATCCCGGTCGGGGACGGCCCCCAGGGCGTGGCGGTGACCCCCAACGGAACCCGTGCCTACGTCACCAACAGCATCGGCAACGACGTGTCGGTGATCGACACCGCCACGGACACCGTGACCGCCACCATCCCGGTCGGTGACAGCCCCGCCCCGGTCGCGGTGACACCGGACGGTGCCCGCGCCTATGTCGTCAACCGATCCGGCAACGACGTGTCGGTGATCGACACCGCCAGCAATGCCGTGACCACGACCATCCCCGTCGGCGACCAGCCCCTGGGAGTGGTGGTGACTCCCGACGGCACCCGTGCCTACGTGACCAACCGGATCGACTACAGCGTGTCGGTGATCGACGTCGCCGCCAGTGCGGTGACCGGCACCATCGCGGTCGGCGACGGACCGACGGGGGTCGCCGTGACTCCGGACGGCACCCGTGCCTACGTCACCAACCAGGACGACGACACCGTGTCGGTGATCGACGTCGCCACCGGCACGGTGACCGCCACCGTCCCCGTGGGCTCCACTCCCGTCTCGGTGGCCGTGGCGCCGGACGGCGCCCGCGCCTACGTCACCAACGCGAACGGCAACACCGTGTCGGTGATCGACGTCGCCACCGGCACGGTGACCGTCACCCTCCCCGTCGGCGCGTCCCCCTTCGGGGTCGCGGTGACCCCGGACAGCACCCGCGCCTACGTCGTCAACGAACAGACCTACGACGTGTCGGTGGTCGACACCGCCGCCGCAACGGTGATCGCCACGGTCCCGGTCGGCGTCACGCCGCGCGCGGTGACCATCGCGGACATCGGTGAGGTCCAGCCTCCGGGTGAGGAGCCGGTACCGACCGAGCTGAAGCTCACGGCGGCGAAGAAGAAGGAATCCGGCGGTGGCAAGACCCTCACGCTGACCGCCCGGCTGACCACCGTGGGCCGGCCCCTGCCGGGCCAGAACATCGGCTTCACCGCCGACGGCACGACGCTGTGCACCGCCACGACCAACTCCCGGGGTCAGGCGACCTGTACGGTCCGCGCCGGGGAGGCGAGGAACACCTGCTACACCGCCACCTTCCCCGGTGACGACACCTACCGGGCAGCCACTGCCACGCTCTGCCGCGACTCCCGTGACGGCAAGGGCGGCCACGAGCAGCCGCTCGGGCCGCGCGAAGCCGGCGACGTCTCCACCCCGAAGCCGTCGCCGGCCGGCACATGA
- a CDS encoding calcium-binding protein: MPHPEHQRAAGPGRRPHRTAAAGLACALAAGSVVLLGTGDAGARAVTCFGVPATLVVTTPGATTEGTPGDDVIVGTPGPDTIHGLGGDDLICGLAGDDVLVGGLGDDQADGSAGADQLRGDSFSPTGDATGGGNDRLLGGDGDDQFTGDSYAPGGKATGGGDDQLIGGPGNDRMTGDSRGLSAVGGGADRIDGGPGDDAMLGDSGAFAGDATGSGDDVLLGGPGAETMTGDSEAARNAVGGGGDDLLDLGADGGISAIGDHTVTSPAGGRANGAGDDRIIGGASDEYLVGDSGPADARRTAAGDDTISGGAGNDRVYGDNVDLTGTASAGTAGGADFLDGGEGVDTLRAGPAGDFLTGGPDGPDGPDACDGEGGKDFATGCETFAGLP; encoded by the coding sequence ATGCCCCACCCGGAACACCAGCGAGCGGCCGGGCCGGGACGTCGCCCGCACCGGACGGCCGCCGCCGGCCTCGCCTGCGCCCTGGCTGCCGGATCCGTGGTCCTCCTCGGTACCGGGGACGCCGGCGCACGGGCGGTGACCTGCTTCGGCGTTCCCGCCACCCTCGTCGTCACCACCCCCGGCGCGACCACCGAGGGCACCCCGGGCGACGACGTGATCGTCGGTACCCCGGGCCCGGACACGATCCACGGCCTGGGCGGCGACGACCTGATCTGCGGTCTGGCGGGCGACGACGTCCTCGTCGGCGGACTCGGCGACGACCAGGCCGACGGGTCGGCGGGCGCCGACCAACTGCGCGGCGACAGCTTCAGCCCCACCGGCGACGCCACGGGCGGCGGCAACGACCGCCTCCTCGGAGGCGACGGGGACGACCAGTTCACCGGCGACAGCTACGCCCCCGGGGGCAAGGCCACAGGCGGTGGTGACGACCAGCTGATCGGCGGCCCCGGCAACGACCGGATGACCGGGGACAGCAGAGGACTGAGCGCGGTCGGCGGCGGAGCCGACCGGATCGACGGCGGGCCCGGCGACGACGCCATGCTCGGCGACTCCGGCGCGTTCGCCGGTGACGCGACGGGCTCCGGGGACGACGTACTGCTCGGCGGGCCCGGCGCCGAGACGATGACCGGGGACAGCGAGGCCGCACGGAACGCGGTGGGCGGCGGCGGCGACGACCTGCTGGACCTCGGTGCCGACGGCGGGATCTCGGCGATCGGCGACCACACCGTCACCAGCCCGGCCGGGGGCCGCGCGAACGGCGCCGGCGACGACCGGATCATCGGCGGCGCCTCCGACGAGTACCTCGTCGGGGACAGCGGCCCGGCCGACGCGCGCCGCACCGCCGCGGGCGACGACACCATCAGCGGCGGCGCGGGGAACGACCGCGTCTACGGCGACAACGTCGACCTCACCGGCACGGCGAGCGCGGGGACCGCCGGAGGCGCCGACTTCCTCGACGGCGGCGAAGGCGTCGACACCCTGAGGGCGGGCCCCGCCGGCGACTTCCTCACCGGAGGCCCGGACGGCCCCGACGGCCCGGACGCCTGCGACGGCGAAGGCGGAAAGGACTTCGCCACCGGCTGCGAGACCTTTGCGGGCCTGCCCTAA
- a CDS encoding response regulator produces MTIRVIIVDDQAMVRAGFAALLSAQADIDVVGEAPDGRQGVQVSRSTHPDVVLMDVRMPEMDGLTAAREILGPPPGVVHRPKVLMLTTFDIDDYVYEALRAGASGFLLKDAPPADLIAAVRVVASGEALLAPSVTRRLIADFVQQRPAPRKDPALRLKGLTPRETEVLELIARGLSNQEIAGHLVLAEQTVKTHIGRVLAKLGLRDRAQAVIFAYEAGLVRPGDSG; encoded by the coding sequence GTGACCATCCGCGTGATCATCGTCGACGACCAGGCCATGGTGCGGGCCGGGTTCGCCGCGCTGCTGTCGGCGCAGGCCGACATCGACGTGGTGGGTGAGGCTCCCGACGGGCGGCAGGGGGTGCAGGTGTCGCGCTCCACGCACCCCGACGTGGTGCTGATGGACGTGCGGATGCCGGAGATGGACGGGCTCACGGCCGCCCGGGAGATCCTCGGTCCCCCGCCCGGGGTGGTGCACCGGCCGAAGGTGCTGATGCTGACCACCTTCGACATCGACGACTACGTGTACGAGGCACTGCGCGCGGGGGCTTCCGGGTTCCTGCTCAAGGACGCCCCGCCGGCCGATCTGATCGCGGCGGTCCGGGTGGTCGCCTCGGGCGAGGCGCTGCTGGCGCCCTCGGTGACCCGCCGGCTGATCGCGGACTTCGTCCAGCAGCGCCCGGCGCCGCGCAAGGACCCCGCGCTGCGGCTGAAGGGGCTCACGCCGCGTGAGACCGAGGTGTTGGAGCTCATCGCGCGCGGACTGTCGAACCAGGAGATCGCGGGGCACCTGGTGCTGGCGGAGCAGACGGTGAAGACGCACATCGGGCGGGTGCTGGCCAAGCTCGGCCTGCGGGACCGGGCCCAGGCGGTGATCTTCGCGTACGAGGCGGGGCTGGTACGGCCGGGCGACTCCGGCTGA
- a CDS encoding VOC family protein encodes MPITSMTLRRRVDDLEAAAPFYERLTGETADRFRFAGLELAAVGPFLLFSGPEEVAERFAGVAATLSVPDLDRAVSEAVEAGASLLAPAQSTPNGHRAVLRHPDGGVYEYVSS; translated from the coding sequence ATGCCGATCACTTCAATGACCTTGCGCCGACGCGTGGACGACCTCGAAGCCGCTGCCCCCTTCTACGAGCGGCTCACCGGGGAGACAGCCGACAGGTTTCGCTTCGCAGGGCTGGAGCTGGCCGCCGTCGGCCCCTTCCTGCTCTTCAGCGGACCGGAAGAGGTCGCCGAGCGCTTCGCGGGGGTGGCCGCGACGCTGTCGGTGCCGGACCTGGACCGCGCCGTGTCGGAGGCGGTGGAGGCCGGAGCCTCCCTGCTCGCCCCTGCGCAGTCCACCCCGAACGGACACCGTGCCGTGCTGCGCCATCCCGATGGCGGCGTCTACGAGTACGTCAGCAGCTGA
- a CDS encoding acyltransferase family protein, with the protein MSASVTLAPLREAAARIDRQTPAHRDRAIDGLRALALLAVPTGHWLLGGFTLDSDGGLHNASPLSAFGGLAPASWVLQMLGIFFLVGGYASALSFRRRTGTTGAWLKGRIVRLGRPVLGVTAVWALAAPLLYAAGVPEASLRTGATLVVQPLWFVGVYVVVTALTPYCVRAARRLGGWAAAPLLGCVAVVDFLRYGPFADSVPSWLAVVNILPGWLFAYQLGVSWGERRIGRRGAWLLLAGGALLFAALLAVFHYPASMVGVPGAARTNSHPPSLLVLALASAQSGAAILLRDRLAKLLARPALWAPVVVINLSAMTILCWHQTAMLAAAVPGSFLGELAGLTTAPDSLGWIAARLAWMPVFAVLLVALARHTRRFEVAPREGRRASALRRTVAGLLAAGFAVFALGLA; encoded by the coding sequence ATGAGCGCCTCCGTCACCCTGGCCCCGCTGCGCGAGGCCGCCGCCCGGATCGACCGGCAGACCCCCGCCCACCGCGACCGGGCGATCGACGGGCTGCGCGCCCTGGCGCTGCTGGCCGTGCCCACCGGCCACTGGCTGCTCGGCGGCTTCACCCTCGACTCCGACGGCGGCCTGCACAACGCCAGCCCGCTGTCCGCGTTCGGCGGCCTGGCCCCGGCGAGCTGGGTGCTGCAGATGCTGGGCATCTTCTTCCTCGTCGGCGGGTACGCCTCGGCGCTCTCCTTCCGGCGCCGCACGGGGACGACCGGCGCCTGGCTCAAGGGCCGGATCGTACGCCTGGGACGGCCGGTGCTCGGGGTGACCGCGGTGTGGGCGCTCGCCGCGCCCCTGCTGTACGCGGCCGGGGTCCCGGAGGCCTCGCTGCGGACCGGGGCGACGCTGGTGGTCCAACCGCTGTGGTTCGTCGGGGTGTACGTGGTGGTCACCGCGCTGACCCCGTACTGCGTGCGGGCGGCGCGGCGCCTCGGGGGCTGGGCGGCCGCCCCGCTGCTCGGCTGCGTCGCCGTGGTCGACTTCCTGCGCTACGGGCCGTTCGCCGACTCCGTGCCCTCGTGGCTGGCCGTGGTGAACATCCTGCCGGGCTGGCTGTTCGCGTACCAGCTGGGCGTCTCCTGGGGCGAGCGGCGGATCGGGCGGCGCGGGGCCTGGCTGCTGCTGGCGGGCGGGGCACTGCTGTTCGCCGCGCTGCTGGCGGTGTTCCACTACCCGGCGTCGATGGTCGGCGTACCGGGTGCGGCGCGCACCAACTCACACCCGCCGTCGCTCCTGGTCCTGGCCCTGGCCTCGGCGCAGTCGGGTGCGGCGATCCTGCTGCGCGACCGGCTGGCGAAGCTGCTGGCGCGGCCCGCCCTGTGGGCCCCGGTGGTCGTGATCAACCTGTCCGCGATGACGATCCTGTGCTGGCACCAGACGGCGATGCTGGCCGCGGCCGTGCCGGGCTCGTTCCTGGGGGAACTGGCCGGTCTGACGACGGCGCCGGACAGCCTGGGCTGGATCGCGGCACGGCTGGCGTGGATGCCGGTGTTCGCGGTGCTGCTCGTCGCGCTCGCCCGCCACACGCGGCGGTTCGAGGTCGCGCCGCGGGAGGGCCGTCGGGCGAGCGCCCTGCGCCGGACCGTGGCCGGGCTGCTGGCGGCGGGGTTCGCGGTGTTCGCGCTGGGCCTCGCCTGA
- a CDS encoding RidA family protein: MTEKITRINPEPLHETPGYHHITVVEAGRTAYLAGQCPLDRTGELVGSGSLETQVDQVVANALAALAAVSARPEHVVRSVIYVRSEERDMLATAWRRLTGSALGPAFTTASTLLGVAQLGFAGQLVEVDLTVALPD; encoded by the coding sequence ATGACCGAGAAGATCACCCGCATCAACCCCGAGCCGTTGCACGAGACACCCGGCTACCACCACATCACCGTGGTGGAGGCAGGCCGTACCGCCTATCTGGCGGGTCAGTGCCCGCTCGATCGCACGGGTGAACTCGTCGGTTCCGGTTCCCTCGAGACACAGGTCGACCAGGTGGTCGCGAACGCGCTCGCCGCCCTGGCAGCGGTGAGCGCGCGGCCCGAACACGTGGTGCGGTCGGTGATCTACGTGCGGAGCGAGGAGCGGGACATGCTCGCCACCGCATGGCGTCGGCTCACCGGGTCCGCCCTGGGGCCGGCGTTCACCACCGCCAGCACCCTCCTGGGCGTCGCCCAACTGGGCTTCGCGGGACAGCTCGTCGAGGTGGATCTCACCGTGGCGCTGCCCGACTGA
- a CDS encoding sensor histidine kinase — MSDEPRNRLRGRTRERIRTSSAAGARMPGALARLAVVLRTPAGTAQPLFARAPRRWQRALPFVVVGIFVVTLLPVTITVLSNDYGVGGGWAGALGVAQTVPLLLALTRPLHAWIVVLAADTVAAVLLVGADKVAGHSWPWPPMTIVGYLVLMACLGLRESVRTLVGVWLVTGLVGTALGFSEPAGVMNTNALLFVLSGVMLVLTGALRGVGDAQQRVAEQESISEAERSRRTLLEERARIARELHDVVAHHMSVITVQADSAPYRVPGMPEPVREEFAAIAASARESLGEMRRLLTVLRGDGAGGSDGADGERAPQPGISRLQQLVEATVRAGQPVELSLAAGAAAAAPPAVDLSAYRIVQEALANVVRHAPGAPTRVSVTVDEDEVLVLVVNGPARDAVVELEGSGTGHGLVGMRERVRLTGGTLDTGPLPDGGFRVAARLPLNDPTEDSM, encoded by the coding sequence ATGAGCGACGAACCCCGGAACCGGCTGCGCGGCCGTACTCGCGAACGCATCCGTACCTCCTCGGCGGCCGGTGCACGGATGCCCGGCGCACTGGCGCGGCTCGCCGTCGTGCTGCGCACACCGGCGGGGACGGCGCAGCCCTTGTTCGCCCGGGCGCCCCGGCGGTGGCAGCGGGCGCTGCCGTTCGTCGTCGTCGGCATCTTCGTCGTCACCCTGCTGCCGGTGACGATCACGGTGCTGTCCAACGACTACGGGGTCGGTGGCGGCTGGGCGGGCGCGCTGGGGGTGGCACAGACCGTGCCGCTGCTCCTCGCACTGACCCGGCCGCTCCACGCCTGGATCGTCGTCCTGGCCGCCGACACCGTCGCCGCGGTGCTGCTCGTCGGTGCCGACAAGGTGGCCGGGCATTCCTGGCCGTGGCCGCCGATGACCATCGTCGGCTACCTGGTGCTGATGGCCTGCCTGGGGCTGCGCGAGTCCGTCCGGACCCTGGTCGGGGTGTGGCTGGTGACCGGCCTCGTCGGTACCGCCCTGGGCTTCTCCGAGCCCGCTGGCGTGATGAACACCAACGCCCTGCTCTTCGTGCTCAGCGGCGTCATGCTGGTGCTGACGGGCGCGCTGCGCGGGGTCGGCGACGCGCAGCAGCGGGTCGCCGAGCAGGAGAGCATCAGTGAGGCGGAGCGGTCCCGGCGGACCCTGCTGGAGGAACGGGCCCGGATCGCACGCGAGTTGCACGACGTGGTGGCCCATCACATGTCGGTGATCACCGTGCAGGCCGATTCTGCGCCGTACCGGGTTCCGGGCATGCCGGAGCCCGTACGCGAGGAGTTCGCGGCGATCGCGGCGAGCGCGCGGGAGTCGCTGGGCGAAATGCGGCGGCTGCTGACCGTGCTGCGCGGCGACGGCGCGGGCGGGTCGGACGGGGCGGACGGCGAGCGGGCCCCGCAGCCGGGGATCAGCCGGCTGCAGCAGCTGGTGGAGGCGACCGTACGGGCCGGGCAGCCGGTGGAACTGTCCCTGGCGGCCGGGGCGGCCGCGGCGGCGCCGCCGGCGGTGGACCTGTCGGCGTACCGGATCGTGCAGGAGGCCCTGGCCAACGTGGTGCGGCACGCCCCCGGCGCACCCACCCGGGTCTCGGTGACGGTCGACGAGGACGAGGTCCTCGTGCTCGTGGTCAACGGTCCGGCGCGTGACGCCGTGGTGGAGCTGGAGGGTTCGGGCACGGGGCACGGCCTGGTCGGAATGCGCGAGCGCGTACGGTTGACCGGCGGCACGCTCGACACGGGCCCGCTGCCCGACGGCGGCTTCCGGGTCGCCGCACGCCTGCCCCTGAACGATCCGACCGAGGACTCGATGTGA
- a CDS encoding GNAT family N-acetyltransferase: protein MVKVRAARPDEAEALTGLVMRSKAHWGYDPAFLDACAPDLRIRSGDVTARRVAVAENGRGEVLGIASLEGTPPLAALGLLFVEPSAIGQGVGRVLYRDVLRRAVDLGVRRLVIDSDPHAAGFYRAMGAVATGAAAAGAAVAAPDAEAAAAALVRFETAPVPLAGWARAWTGGGRAVHLGNVGEFNAQFADATLDPVQGPAHHYACLAAFYSPYPAALVLPRPVPRGWTELVCRQLGWSGVEVYDGLLDGDADPGLCDAVRARPALAALLTGGGLPLVPWGRTRPFGRLAGRPWRPGELRYESKSAAHSLFGRILAGGGHPGIVLPRQWRADGRWAAARRLAARTRAGESTVVKSEHGVGGSGTTVLTPERVRAAGGARAVLRRLPRGPLLVEEYVGGPASGADGGPRDLTYDGFVDDAGHAHEVGGAVMDVVDGCYRGATVGPGVVPAWAEKSLTAFGAAVGRELAESGYRGWFDVDFVADGSGRLAPTETNLRLTGPSVAFMVAARLDALRGAGHLVRIADRVELGARLPEGQLDELCAALARGCAELGAVFVPAIPTGAFEPAPWLGVLVAARSRAVLDAAEALVRAEALAVGAMFGPPRPSSRSAGVRRPMPARVTGCPRTGSVL from the coding sequence ATGGTAAAGGTCAGGGCCGCGCGGCCGGACGAGGCGGAGGCCCTGACCGGGCTGGTGATGCGGTCCAAGGCGCACTGGGGGTACGACCCCGCCTTCCTGGACGCGTGCGCGCCGGACCTGCGGATCCGGTCCGGCGACGTGACCGCACGCCGTGTCGCCGTGGCCGAAAACGGGCGGGGAGAGGTGCTCGGGATCGCCTCGCTGGAGGGAACTCCCCCGCTGGCGGCGCTCGGGCTGCTCTTCGTGGAGCCGTCCGCCATCGGGCAGGGCGTGGGCCGGGTGCTGTACCGGGACGTGCTGCGGCGGGCCGTGGACCTGGGGGTGCGCCGGCTGGTCATCGACTCCGATCCGCACGCGGCCGGTTTCTACCGGGCGATGGGGGCGGTGGCGACGGGAGCGGCGGCCGCCGGGGCGGCGGTGGCCGCACCCGACGCGGAAGCCGCCGCTGCGGCTCTGGTCCGGTTCGAGACGGCTCCCGTCCCGCTCGCCGGCTGGGCGCGTGCCTGGACCGGCGGCGGGCGGGCCGTGCACCTGGGCAACGTCGGCGAGTTCAACGCGCAGTTCGCCGACGCCACCCTGGACCCGGTGCAGGGGCCCGCGCACCACTACGCGTGCCTCGCCGCCTTCTACAGTCCCTACCCGGCCGCGCTGGTGCTGCCGCGGCCGGTCCCCCGGGGCTGGACCGAGCTGGTCTGCCGCCAGCTGGGCTGGAGCGGGGTGGAGGTGTACGACGGCCTGCTGGACGGCGACGCGGATCCCGGCCTCTGCGATGCGGTACGGGCCCGGCCGGCGCTGGCCGCGCTGCTCACCGGGGGTGGGCTGCCCCTCGTACCGTGGGGCCGGACCAGGCCGTTCGGGCGGCTGGCGGGCCGTCCGTGGCGGCCCGGGGAGCTGCGCTACGAGTCTAAGTCCGCGGCGCACTCCCTCTTCGGGCGGATCCTGGCGGGCGGCGGGCATCCCGGGATCGTGCTCCCCCGGCAGTGGCGGGCCGACGGGCGGTGGGCGGCGGCCCGCAGGCTGGCGGCCAGGACCCGGGCGGGCGAGAGCACCGTGGTGAAGTCGGAGCACGGCGTCGGGGGTTCGGGCACCACGGTGCTCACCCCCGAGCGGGTGCGTGCCGCGGGCGGGGCGCGGGCCGTGCTGCGGCGGCTGCCGCGCGGGCCGCTGCTGGTGGAGGAGTACGTCGGCGGTCCGGCGTCCGGGGCCGACGGGGGGCCGCGGGATCTGACGTACGACGGTTTCGTCGACGATGCGGGCCACGCGCACGAGGTGGGCGGGGCGGTGATGGACGTGGTGGACGGCTGCTACCGGGGTGCCACGGTGGGCCCCGGGGTGGTGCCCGCGTGGGCGGAGAAGTCCCTCACCGCCTTCGGCGCGGCCGTGGGCCGGGAACTGGCGGAATCCGGCTACCGGGGATGGTTCGACGTGGACTTCGTCGCCGACGGGTCGGGGCGGCTCGCACCGACCGAGACGAACCTGCGGCTGACCGGGCCGTCCGTCGCCTTCATGGTGGCGGCCCGGCTCGACGCGCTGCGGGGCGCGGGGCACCTCGTACGGATCGCCGACCGGGTGGAGCTGGGGGCGCGGCTGCCCGAGGGCCAGCTCGACGAGTTGTGCGCGGCCCTGGCCCGGGGCTGCGCGGAGCTCGGGGCGGTGTTCGTCCCCGCGATCCCGACCGGGGCCTTCGAACCGGCGCCGTGGCTGGGTGTGCTGGTGGCCGCGCGCAGCAGGGCGGTGCTGGACGCGGCCGAGGCGCTGGTGCGGGCCGAGGCCCTGGCGGTCGGGGCGATGTTCGGCCCGCCCCGGCCGTCGTCCCGTTCGGCGGGCGTACGACGGCCGATGCCGGCTCGTGTGACGGGGTGTCCCCGGACGGGTTCGGTCCTGTAA
- a CDS encoding DUF350 domain-containing protein — protein sequence MSDIINGLGRTSAYGGLGLVLLILGIVLVDVLTPGKLPQQIWEQRNRNAALFLSSALLGIGGIVFTSIWTTYDDFGKGLLSTAAFGLLGLILMAVAFLVLDLVTPGKLGAIVVDPEPHPAVWVSAACNLAVAAIVAASIA from the coding sequence ATGAGCGACATCATCAACGGACTTGGCCGCACGAGCGCCTACGGCGGCCTCGGCCTCGTGCTGCTGATCCTCGGCATCGTCCTCGTGGACGTGCTGACGCCCGGGAAGCTCCCCCAGCAGATCTGGGAGCAGCGCAACCGCAACGCGGCCCTCTTCCTCAGCTCCGCGCTCCTCGGTATCGGCGGCATCGTCTTCACCTCGATCTGGACGACCTACGACGACTTCGGCAAGGGCCTGCTGTCCACCGCGGCCTTCGGCCTGCTCGGCCTGATCCTGATGGCGGTGGCCTTCCTGGTGCTCGACCTGGTGACTCCCGGCAAGCTCGGCGCCATCGTCGTGGACCCGGAGCCCCACCCGGCGGTCTGGGTCTCGGCCGCCTGCAACCTCGCGGTGGCCGCGATCGTCGCCGCCTCGATCGCCTGA